Proteins from one Capricornis sumatraensis isolate serow.1 chromosome 2, serow.2, whole genome shotgun sequence genomic window:
- the NES gene encoding nestin isoform X2: protein MEGCLGEESFQMWELNRRLEAYLARVKALEEQNELLSAELGGLRAQAGDASWRARADDELAALRALVDQRWREKHAAEMARDNLAEEVEGVASRCQQLRLVRERTAEEVARSRRAVEAEKCAQAWLSTQAAELERELEALRAAHEEERAGLNAQAACAPRGPAPPRGPPAPAPEVEELAQRLGEAWRGAVRGYQERVAHMETSLGQARERLGHAMQGAREGRLELQQLQAERSGLQERRAALEQRLEGRWQERLRTTEQFQLAVEALEQEKQGLQSQIAQVLEGRQQLAHLKMSLSLEVATYRTLLEAENSRLQTPGSGSKTSLSFLDPKLELHFPGTPEGRRPGPLLSVLSPTPLSSPLPGTLETPVPTFLKSQEFLQARTPTSASTPIPPTPQAPCPAVDAEIRAQDTPVSLPEPRVGRQQVPEVMWAEAKVAVPASILPGPEEPGGQQQEPSPSQSPEDRASLAPALSPDRSSLEAKGGEASGSRESSRSQEEDEGQLWGLAEKETVVEVKAVSSLEQETWQEEVGLDRKEIQDAQGPLEKETVNSLEEEIQKPSIPLGKQSHETVRALEKESLESLRSLEEENLETLKILGNENQELLKSLEAKETEVVRSLEKETLELLKPIGKEDPQTLPSLEKENQEIMRPLEVNVETFLYPGKENQELVRSLEQENIESLRTLEKESQEPLRCQEVENQETLRLLAKENQEPLGPPEKENQELLRSLEKENQEPLRSLEDQEEIRALEDQETVTPLEKENQEPLRSLEEDQEEIRALEDQETVRPLEKENQEPLRSLEEEGQMTLSPLEKVKPETLKSLGKDQEIVRPLEKENQELLRSLNEESIEAVRSLEAEAPELLKPTEEENLEILKPLEKEKESQEPLGSVEGNHETLRPPGKENQESLGSLAEWNTENLQSLEEADRGSLRRLEEEEIVEKEESQASLRPLGEQGQELPLSAQQQTRGDAMRRDQELDQDRPPGSAGVGSGDGAERELEERDSFPAEGEVVEPGQLQLTATGEAWGPGEGQPGSPEPEEQRLPAEGAGGPGGAAGLQDPEEQPEQVGALGLPAAQGMSEAVEPELEDEDVAPGGGQASPEVTLELERAMGRSAGVERGPEQEAVRLEDPGSLAREEATEPPLGEGGVEAKKVQGLEGPRKELEEAGTLQSEASTLPGKSRDPLETPRDWEESESGAPGKREEPVSAETLCHEGSGTPQPRPLGSEGAEEDAKSLLGPPSLRPTESCLPSLIPEDAPGPQPLAEGNQEASWGLEGRAEVLGKADGEQEDLGSGGIPEGLQEEGEESREESEADELGETLPDSTPLGLYLRSPASPKWDLPGEQRPSPQGEPGKEGWGPAVPASKGLGAQPSEEEGEEGAEEERGRDSELSEEFEDLGTEASLLPGVSGEGEGEEPLSQVPQLLLAPAAWDRDGESDGFADEEESGEEGEEEEEEEGRGPGPGRWGPAPSVGSLPAPSGPQGGPLLGSETVGVSVPPWDNGPGGAAPDAPMTALETEPQNSTEASGSEEESDAAPLEPEDQAPGPLGTLSAVEDTLDGGGPGPSLKEELERVNGGVVNGLEQSEGGGQGKPGAAGGDRGSPSEEEGASLKAPWAGAPLHLGQGQFLKFSQRGGDGDSWSSGED from the exons ATGGAGGGCTGCCTGGGGGAGGAATCTTTTCAGATGTGGGAGCTCAACCGGCGCCTGGAGGCCTACCTGGCCCGGGTCAAGGCGCTAGAGGAGCAGAATGAGCTGCTCAGCGCGGAGCTCGGGGGTCTCCGGGCACAGGCCGGGGATGCCTCCTGGAGGGCTCGTGCCGACGACGAGCTGGCGGCCCTACGGGCCCTAGTCGACCAGCGCTGGCGGGAGAAGCACGCGGCCGAGATGGCGCGCGACAACCTGGCAGAAGAGGTGGAGGGCGTGGCGAGTAGGTGCCAGCAGCTGCGGCTGGTCCGGGAGCGGACCGCGGAGGAGGTGGCCCGCAGCCGGCGTGCGGTCGAGGCCGAGAAATGCGCCCAGGCCTGGCTGAGCACCCAGGCTGCGGAGCTGGAGCGCGAGCTGGAGGCTCTGCGCGCGGCGCACGAGGAGGAGCGCGCCGGCCTGAACGCGCAGGCTGCCTGCGCCCCCCGCGGCCCCGCTCCGCCCCGGGGTCCCCCCGCGCCGGCCCCCGAGGTGGAGGAGCTGGCTCAGCGGCTGGGCGAGGCGTGGCGTGGGGCAGTGCGCGGCTACCAGGAACGCGTGGCGCACATGGAGACGTCGCTGGGCCAGGCCCGCGAGCGGCTGGGCCACGCGATGCAGGGCGCCCGCGAGGGTCGCCTGGAGCTGCAGCAACTCCAGGCAGAGCGCAGCGGCCTTCAGGAGCGCAGGGCCGCGCTGGAGCAGAGGCTGGAGGGCCGCTGGCAGGAGCGGCTGCGGACCACTGAGCAGTTCCAG CTGGCCGTGGAGGCCCTGGAGCAGGAGAAACAAGGCCTCCAGAGCCAGATCGCCCAGGTCCTGGAAGGTCGGCAGCAGCTGGCACACCTCAAGATGTCCCTCAGCCTGGAGGTGGCCACATACAG GACCCTCCTAGAAGCAGAGAACTCGCGGCTGCAGACCCCTGGAAGCGGCTCCAAGACTTCCCTCAGCTTTCTGG ACCCTAAGCTGGAGCTACATTTCCCTGGGACCCCAGAGGGCCGGCGTCCGGGACCTCTGCTTTCTGTCCTGAGCCCTACTCCCCTCTCCTCACCTTTGCCTGGTACCCTGGAAACACCTGTGCCAACCTTTCTGAAGAGCCAGGAATTCCTTCAGGCCCGCACCCCGACCTCAGCcagcacccccatcccacccacccctcaGGCTCCCTGCCCTGCTGTAGATGCTGAGATCAGAGCCCAGGACACTCCTGTGTCCCTGCCCGAACCACGTGTTGGGAGGCAACAGGTGCCAGAAGTCATGTGGGCTGAAGCCAAGGTGGCCGTCCCTGCCAGCATCCTGCcgggaccagaggagcctgggggccagCAACAAGAGCCCAGTCCAAGCCAGTCCCCTGAAGATCGTGCCTCCCTGGCTCCAGCCCTCAGCCCTGACCGCTCCAGTCTAGaggccaaaggtggagaagccaGTGGGTCTAGAGAGTCCAGCAGATCCCAGGAGGAAGATGAAGGCCAACTCTGGGGGCTGGCAGAGAAAGAAACAGTGGTAGAGGTCAAAGCAGTGAGCAGCTTGGAGCAGGAAACGTGGCAAGAAGAGGTGGGTCTGGACAGGAAAGAGATCCAAGACGCCCAGGGCCCTTTGGAAAAAGAAACTGTGAACTCTCTGGAAGAAGAGATTCAGAAGCCATCGATTCCACTGGGAAAACAGAGCCATGAGACTGTAAGAGCTCTAGAGAAGGAGAGTCTGGAATCTCTGAGGTCTTTGGAAGAAGAGAACTTAGAAACACTAAAAATACTAGGAAACGAGAATCAAGAATTGTTGAAGTCTTTAGAAGCAAAGGAGACGGAGGTAGTGAGATCTTTAGAAAAAGAGACTCTAGAACTACTTAAGCCTATAGGGAAAGAGGATCCACAGACATTGCCATCTCTAGAAAAGGAGAATCAAGAAATAATGAGGCCTCTCGAAGTTAATGTAGAGACATTTTTATATCCAGGAAAGGAAAATCAAGAATTAGTGAGGTCTTTAGAACAGGAGAACATTGAGTCATTGAGAACTCTAGAAAAGGAGAGTCAAGAGCCACTGAGATGTCAAGAAGTAGAGAACCAGGAAACATTGAGACTCCTAGCCAAAGAGAATCAAGAGCCATTGGG AcctccagaaaaagaaaaccaggagCTGCTGAGGTctctagaaaaagaaaaccaggagCCACTGAGGTCTCTAGAAGACCAGGAGGAAATAAGAGCTCTAGAAGACCAGGAGACAGTGACACctctagaaaaagaaaaccaggagCCGCTGAGGTCTCTAGAAGAAGACCAGGAGGAAATAAGAGCTCTAGAAGACCAGGAGACAGTGAGACctctagaaaaagaaaaccaggagCCGCTGAG ATCTCTAGAAGAAGAAGGCCAGATGACATTGAGCCCTCTAGAAAAAGTGAAACCAGAGACACTAAAGTCTCTCGGAAAAGATCAGGAGATAGTTCGACCTCTTGAAAAAGAGAATCAAGAGTTATTACGGTCCCTAAATGAAGAGAGTATAGAGGCAGTGAGGTCTTTAGAAGCGGAGGCTCCAGAACTACTAAAGCCTACAGAAGAGGAAAACCTGGAAATACTGAAACctctagaaaaggaaaaggaaagtcaaGAGCCACTGGGGTCTGTGGAAGGGAACCACGAGACACTGAGACCCCCAGGGAAGGAGAATCAAGAGTCCCTGGGCTCTCTGGCAGAGTGGAACACAGAGAATTTGCAGTCTCTGGAGGAGGCCGACAGGGGAAGTCTAAGGCGCTTGGAAGAGGAAGAGATCGTGGAGAAGGAAGAGAGTCAGGCGTCACTGAGGCCCCTGGGGGAGCAGGGGCAGGAGCTGCCACTCTCTGCACAGCAGCAGACGCGGGGAGATGCAATGCGGCGGGACCAAGAGCTGGATCAGGACCGGCCCCCGGGGAGCGCTGGAGTGGGCAGTGGGGACGGGGCAGAGCGGGAACTGGAAGAACGGGATAGCTTCCCTGCGGAGGGGGAGGTGGTGGAGCCGGGGCAGCTGCAGCTGACAGCCACAGGTGAGGCCTGGGGCCCGGGTGAGGGGCAGCCAGGCAGCCCTGAGCCCGAAGAGCAGAGGCTCCCAGCTGAGGGCGCCGGAGGGCCAGGAGGCGCTGCGGGCCTCCAGGACCCCGAGGAGCAGCCAGAGCAGGTGGGGGCCCTGGGCCTCCCGGCTGCCCAGGGAATGTCAGAGGCGGTGGAGCCCGAGTTGGAAGATGAGGATGTGGCCCCGGGGGGTGGCCAAGCCTCCCCAGAGGTCACCTTGGAGTTAGAGAGGGCCATGGGCAGGTCTGCGGGAGTGGAACGGGGACCCGAGCAGGAGGCAGTAAGGCTGGAGGACCCAGGTAGCCTGGCCAGAGAGGAGGCGACGGAGCCAcccctgggggagggaggtgtggagGCAAAGAAAGTACAGGGCTTGGAAGGGCCCAgaaaggagctggaggaggcaggCACTCTGCAGTCTGAGGCCTCCACGCTGCCGGGCAAGAGCAGAGACCCACTGGAGACTCCTAGGGACTGGGAGGAGTCAGAATCTGGGGCCCCTGGGAAAAGAGAAGAGCCAGTCTCAGCTGAGACCTTGTGCCACGAGGGAAGTGGTACCCCGCAGCCCAGGCCCCTGGGCTCAGAGGGAGCCGAGGAGGACGCCAAATCGCTGCTGGGGCCCCCCAGTCTGAGGCCCACTGAGTCCTGCTTGCCCAGCCTAATCCCTGAAGATGCCCCTGGGCCCCAGCCCCTGGCTGAGGGGAACCAAGAGGCCAGCTGGGGGCTGGAGGGTAGGGCTGAGGTCCTGGGAAAGGCGGACGGGGAGCAGGAGGATCTGGGCTCTGGGGGCATCCCTGAGGGCctccaggaggaaggggaggagagcagagaagagAGCGAGGCGGATGAGCTAGGGGAGACCCTTCCTGACTCCACTCCCCTGGGCCTCTACCTCAGGTCCCCCGCTTCGCCCAAGTGGGACCTGCCTGGAGAGCAGAGGCCCTCCCCTCAAGGGGAGCCCGGAAAGGAAGGCTGGGGTCCTGCGGTCCCGGCCTCCAAGGGCCTTGGGGCCCAGCcctcagaggaggaaggagaggagggagctgAGGAGGAGCGTGGCCGTGACTCTGAGCTGTCGGAAGAGTTTGAGGACCTGGGGACTGAGGCTTCTCTCCTTCCCGGGGTCtccggggagggggaaggggaagaaCCCCTGAGCCAAGTGCCCCAGCTGCTCCTGGCGCCTGCAGCCTGGGATCGTGATGGAGAATCTGATggctttgcagatgaggaagagagcggggaggagggagaggaagaagaggaagaagaggggagggggccagggccagggcgCTGGGGGCCAGCGCCCTCTGTGGGCAGCCTCCCCGCACCGAGCGGCCCTCAGGGAGGGCCCCTCCTGGGGTCTGAGACCGTGGGTGTCAGTGTCCCCCCCTGGGACAATGGCCCGGGGGGCGCGGCACCCGACGCCCCCATGACTGCCCTGGAGACCGAGCCCCAGAACAGCACTGAGGCCTCGGGCTCAGAGGAGGAGTCTGATGCTGCTCCCCTGGAGCCGGAGGACCAGGCCCCTGGCCCGCTGGGGACCCTCAGTGCGGTGGAGGACACCCTTGATGGTGGTGGCCCAGGCCCCAGCCTGAAGGAAGAGCTGGAGCGCGTGAATGGGGGCGTGGTGAACGGGCTGGAGCAGTCCGAGGGGGGAGGCCAGGGGAAACCGGGGGCGGCTGGGGGGGACCGAGGGAGCCCCTCAGAggaggagggggcttccctgaaggcCCCTTGGGCAGGGGCTCCTCTTCACCTGGGCCAAGGCCAGTTCCTGAAGTTCAGTCAGAGAGGAGGTGATGGAGACTCCTGGTCCTCAGGGGAGGACTAG
- the NES gene encoding nestin isoform X1: protein MEGCLGEESFQMWELNRRLEAYLARVKALEEQNELLSAELGGLRAQAGDASWRARADDELAALRALVDQRWREKHAAEMARDNLAEEVEGVASRCQQLRLVRERTAEEVARSRRAVEAEKCAQAWLSTQAAELERELEALRAAHEEERAGLNAQAACAPRGPAPPRGPPAPAPEVEELAQRLGEAWRGAVRGYQERVAHMETSLGQARERLGHAMQGAREGRLELQQLQAERSGLQERRAALEQRLEGRWQERLRTTEQFQLAVEALEQEKQGLQSQIAQVLEGRQQLAHLKMSLSLEVATYRTLLEAENSRLQTPGSGSKTSLSFLDPKLELHFPGTPEGRRPGPLLSVLSPTPLSSPLPGTLETPVPTFLKSQEFLQARTPTSASTPIPPTPQAPCPAVDAEIRAQDTPVSLPEPRVGRQQVPEVMWAEAKVAVPASILPGPEEPGGQQQEPSPSQSPEDRASLAPALSPDRSSLEAKGGEASGSRESSRSQEEDEGQLWGLAEKETVVEVKAVSSLEQETWQEEVGLDRKEIQDAQGPLEKETVNSLEEEIQKPSIPLGKQSHETVRALEKESLESLRSLEEENLETLKILGNENQELLKSLEAKETEVVRSLEKETLELLKPIGKEDPQTLPSLEKENQEIMRPLEVNVETFLYPGKENQELVRSLEQENIESLRTLEKESQEPLRCQEVENQETLRLLAKENQEPLGSLEEEDQETSRPLGKENHESPRAPEDENHEALRPLERENPESPSCLEEDQEAMRPPEKENQELLRSLEKENQEPLRSLEDQEEIRALEDQETVTPLEKENQEPLRSLEEDQEEIRALEDQETVRPLEKENQEPLRSLEDQEAMRPLEEESQEPLRSLEKEKEEAMRSLENQNAVRPPEEENQEPLRSLEKVKEEAMRPPEEEKQELLRSLEDQEAVRSLEEENQEPLRSLEKEKQEAMRPPEEEKLESLRSLEDQEAVRSLEEEGQMTLSPLEKVKPETLKSLGKDQEIVRPLEKENQELLRSLNEESIEAVRSLEAEAPELLKPTEEENLEILKPLEKEKESQEPLGSVEGNHETLRPPGKENQESLGSLAEWNTENLQSLEEADRGSLRRLEEEEIVEKEESQASLRPLGEQGQELPLSAQQQTRGDAMRRDQELDQDRPPGSAGVGSGDGAERELEERDSFPAEGEVVEPGQLQLTATGEAWGPGEGQPGSPEPEEQRLPAEGAGGPGGAAGLQDPEEQPEQVGALGLPAAQGMSEAVEPELEDEDVAPGGGQASPEVTLELERAMGRSAGVERGPEQEAVRLEDPGSLAREEATEPPLGEGGVEAKKVQGLEGPRKELEEAGTLQSEASTLPGKSRDPLETPRDWEESESGAPGKREEPVSAETLCHEGSGTPQPRPLGSEGAEEDAKSLLGPPSLRPTESCLPSLIPEDAPGPQPLAEGNQEASWGLEGRAEVLGKADGEQEDLGSGGIPEGLQEEGEESREESEADELGETLPDSTPLGLYLRSPASPKWDLPGEQRPSPQGEPGKEGWGPAVPASKGLGAQPSEEEGEEGAEEERGRDSELSEEFEDLGTEASLLPGVSGEGEGEEPLSQVPQLLLAPAAWDRDGESDGFADEEESGEEGEEEEEEEGRGPGPGRWGPAPSVGSLPAPSGPQGGPLLGSETVGVSVPPWDNGPGGAAPDAPMTALETEPQNSTEASGSEEESDAAPLEPEDQAPGPLGTLSAVEDTLDGGGPGPSLKEELERVNGGVVNGLEQSEGGGQGKPGAAGGDRGSPSEEEGASLKAPWAGAPLHLGQGQFLKFSQRGGDGDSWSSGED from the exons ATGGAGGGCTGCCTGGGGGAGGAATCTTTTCAGATGTGGGAGCTCAACCGGCGCCTGGAGGCCTACCTGGCCCGGGTCAAGGCGCTAGAGGAGCAGAATGAGCTGCTCAGCGCGGAGCTCGGGGGTCTCCGGGCACAGGCCGGGGATGCCTCCTGGAGGGCTCGTGCCGACGACGAGCTGGCGGCCCTACGGGCCCTAGTCGACCAGCGCTGGCGGGAGAAGCACGCGGCCGAGATGGCGCGCGACAACCTGGCAGAAGAGGTGGAGGGCGTGGCGAGTAGGTGCCAGCAGCTGCGGCTGGTCCGGGAGCGGACCGCGGAGGAGGTGGCCCGCAGCCGGCGTGCGGTCGAGGCCGAGAAATGCGCCCAGGCCTGGCTGAGCACCCAGGCTGCGGAGCTGGAGCGCGAGCTGGAGGCTCTGCGCGCGGCGCACGAGGAGGAGCGCGCCGGCCTGAACGCGCAGGCTGCCTGCGCCCCCCGCGGCCCCGCTCCGCCCCGGGGTCCCCCCGCGCCGGCCCCCGAGGTGGAGGAGCTGGCTCAGCGGCTGGGCGAGGCGTGGCGTGGGGCAGTGCGCGGCTACCAGGAACGCGTGGCGCACATGGAGACGTCGCTGGGCCAGGCCCGCGAGCGGCTGGGCCACGCGATGCAGGGCGCCCGCGAGGGTCGCCTGGAGCTGCAGCAACTCCAGGCAGAGCGCAGCGGCCTTCAGGAGCGCAGGGCCGCGCTGGAGCAGAGGCTGGAGGGCCGCTGGCAGGAGCGGCTGCGGACCACTGAGCAGTTCCAG CTGGCCGTGGAGGCCCTGGAGCAGGAGAAACAAGGCCTCCAGAGCCAGATCGCCCAGGTCCTGGAAGGTCGGCAGCAGCTGGCACACCTCAAGATGTCCCTCAGCCTGGAGGTGGCCACATACAG GACCCTCCTAGAAGCAGAGAACTCGCGGCTGCAGACCCCTGGAAGCGGCTCCAAGACTTCCCTCAGCTTTCTGG ACCCTAAGCTGGAGCTACATTTCCCTGGGACCCCAGAGGGCCGGCGTCCGGGACCTCTGCTTTCTGTCCTGAGCCCTACTCCCCTCTCCTCACCTTTGCCTGGTACCCTGGAAACACCTGTGCCAACCTTTCTGAAGAGCCAGGAATTCCTTCAGGCCCGCACCCCGACCTCAGCcagcacccccatcccacccacccctcaGGCTCCCTGCCCTGCTGTAGATGCTGAGATCAGAGCCCAGGACACTCCTGTGTCCCTGCCCGAACCACGTGTTGGGAGGCAACAGGTGCCAGAAGTCATGTGGGCTGAAGCCAAGGTGGCCGTCCCTGCCAGCATCCTGCcgggaccagaggagcctgggggccagCAACAAGAGCCCAGTCCAAGCCAGTCCCCTGAAGATCGTGCCTCCCTGGCTCCAGCCCTCAGCCCTGACCGCTCCAGTCTAGaggccaaaggtggagaagccaGTGGGTCTAGAGAGTCCAGCAGATCCCAGGAGGAAGATGAAGGCCAACTCTGGGGGCTGGCAGAGAAAGAAACAGTGGTAGAGGTCAAAGCAGTGAGCAGCTTGGAGCAGGAAACGTGGCAAGAAGAGGTGGGTCTGGACAGGAAAGAGATCCAAGACGCCCAGGGCCCTTTGGAAAAAGAAACTGTGAACTCTCTGGAAGAAGAGATTCAGAAGCCATCGATTCCACTGGGAAAACAGAGCCATGAGACTGTAAGAGCTCTAGAGAAGGAGAGTCTGGAATCTCTGAGGTCTTTGGAAGAAGAGAACTTAGAAACACTAAAAATACTAGGAAACGAGAATCAAGAATTGTTGAAGTCTTTAGAAGCAAAGGAGACGGAGGTAGTGAGATCTTTAGAAAAAGAGACTCTAGAACTACTTAAGCCTATAGGGAAAGAGGATCCACAGACATTGCCATCTCTAGAAAAGGAGAATCAAGAAATAATGAGGCCTCTCGAAGTTAATGTAGAGACATTTTTATATCCAGGAAAGGAAAATCAAGAATTAGTGAGGTCTTTAGAACAGGAGAACATTGAGTCATTGAGAACTCTAGAAAAGGAGAGTCAAGAGCCACTGAGATGTCAAGAAGTAGAGAACCAGGAAACATTGAGACTCCTAGCCAAAGAGAATCAAGAGCCATTGGGGTCTCTAGAAGAAGAAGACCAGGAGACATCAAGACCTCTAGGGAAAGAGAATCACGAATCCCCGAGGGCTCCAGAAGATGAGAATCATGAGGCTTTGAGACCTCTAGAAAGAGAAAACCCAGAGTCACCGAGCTGTTTAGAGGAAGACCAGGAGGCAATGAGAcctccagaaaaagaaaaccaggagCTGCTGAGGTctctagaaaaagaaaaccaggagCCACTGAGGTCTCTAGAAGACCAGGAGGAAATAAGAGCTCTAGAAGACCAGGAGACAGTGACACctctagaaaaagaaaaccaggagCCGCTGAGGTCTCTAGAAGAAGACCAGGAGGAAATAAGAGCTCTAGAAGACCAGGAGACAGTGAGACctctagaaaaagaaaaccaggagCCGCTGAG GTCTCTAGAAGACCAGGAGGCAATGAGACCTCTAGAAGAAGAAAGCCAGGAGCCGCTGAGGtctctagaaaaagaaaaagaggaggcaATGAGGTCTCTAGAAAACCAGAATGCAGTGAGACCTCCAGAAGAAGAAAACCAAGAGCCACTGAGGTCTctagaaaaagtaaaagaggaggcAATGAGACctccagaagaagaaaaacaggaattACTGAGATCTCTAGAAGACCAGGAGGCAGTGAGATCTCTAGAAGAAGAAAACCAGGAGCCACTGAGGtctctagaaaaagaaaaacaggaggcAATGAGACctccagaagaagaaaaactggaaTCACTGAGATCTCTAGAAGACCAGGAGGCAGTGAGATCTCTAGAAGAAGAAGGCCAGATGACATTGAGCCCTCTAGAAAAAGTGAAACCAGAGACACTAAAGTCTCTCGGAAAAGATCAGGAGATAGTTCGACCTCTTGAAAAAGAGAATCAAGAGTTATTACGGTCCCTAAATGAAGAGAGTATAGAGGCAGTGAGGTCTTTAGAAGCGGAGGCTCCAGAACTACTAAAGCCTACAGAAGAGGAAAACCTGGAAATACTGAAACctctagaaaaggaaaaggaaagtcaaGAGCCACTGGGGTCTGTGGAAGGGAACCACGAGACACTGAGACCCCCAGGGAAGGAGAATCAAGAGTCCCTGGGCTCTCTGGCAGAGTGGAACACAGAGAATTTGCAGTCTCTGGAGGAGGCCGACAGGGGAAGTCTAAGGCGCTTGGAAGAGGAAGAGATCGTGGAGAAGGAAGAGAGTCAGGCGTCACTGAGGCCCCTGGGGGAGCAGGGGCAGGAGCTGCCACTCTCTGCACAGCAGCAGACGCGGGGAGATGCAATGCGGCGGGACCAAGAGCTGGATCAGGACCGGCCCCCGGGGAGCGCTGGAGTGGGCAGTGGGGACGGGGCAGAGCGGGAACTGGAAGAACGGGATAGCTTCCCTGCGGAGGGGGAGGTGGTGGAGCCGGGGCAGCTGCAGCTGACAGCCACAGGTGAGGCCTGGGGCCCGGGTGAGGGGCAGCCAGGCAGCCCTGAGCCCGAAGAGCAGAGGCTCCCAGCTGAGGGCGCCGGAGGGCCAGGAGGCGCTGCGGGCCTCCAGGACCCCGAGGAGCAGCCAGAGCAGGTGGGGGCCCTGGGCCTCCCGGCTGCCCAGGGAATGTCAGAGGCGGTGGAGCCCGAGTTGGAAGATGAGGATGTGGCCCCGGGGGGTGGCCAAGCCTCCCCAGAGGTCACCTTGGAGTTAGAGAGGGCCATGGGCAGGTCTGCGGGAGTGGAACGGGGACCCGAGCAGGAGGCAGTAAGGCTGGAGGACCCAGGTAGCCTGGCCAGAGAGGAGGCGACGGAGCCAcccctgggggagggaggtgtggagGCAAAGAAAGTACAGGGCTTGGAAGGGCCCAgaaaggagctggaggaggcaggCACTCTGCAGTCTGAGGCCTCCACGCTGCCGGGCAAGAGCAGAGACCCACTGGAGACTCCTAGGGACTGGGAGGAGTCAGAATCTGGGGCCCCTGGGAAAAGAGAAGAGCCAGTCTCAGCTGAGACCTTGTGCCACGAGGGAAGTGGTACCCCGCAGCCCAGGCCCCTGGGCTCAGAGGGAGCCGAGGAGGACGCCAAATCGCTGCTGGGGCCCCCCAGTCTGAGGCCCACTGAGTCCTGCTTGCCCAGCCTAATCCCTGAAGATGCCCCTGGGCCCCAGCCCCTGGCTGAGGGGAACCAAGAGGCCAGCTGGGGGCTGGAGGGTAGGGCTGAGGTCCTGGGAAAGGCGGACGGGGAGCAGGAGGATCTGGGCTCTGGGGGCATCCCTGAGGGCctccaggaggaaggggaggagagcagagaagagAGCGAGGCGGATGAGCTAGGGGAGACCCTTCCTGACTCCACTCCCCTGGGCCTCTACCTCAGGTCCCCCGCTTCGCCCAAGTGGGACCTGCCTGGAGAGCAGAGGCCCTCCCCTCAAGGGGAGCCCGGAAAGGAAGGCTGGGGTCCTGCGGTCCCGGCCTCCAAGGGCCTTGGGGCCCAGCcctcagaggaggaaggagaggagggagctgAGGAGGAGCGTGGCCGTGACTCTGAGCTGTCGGAAGAGTTTGAGGACCTGGGGACTGAGGCTTCTCTCCTTCCCGGGGTCtccggggagggggaaggggaagaaCCCCTGAGCCAAGTGCCCCAGCTGCTCCTGGCGCCTGCAGCCTGGGATCGTGATGGAGAATCTGATggctttgcagatgaggaagagagcggggaggagggagaggaagaagaggaagaagaggggagggggccagggccagggcgCTGGGGGCCAGCGCCCTCTGTGGGCAGCCTCCCCGCACCGAGCGGCCCTCAGGGAGGGCCCCTCCTGGGGTCTGAGACCGTGGGTGTCAGTGTCCCCCCCTGGGACAATGGCCCGGGGGGCGCGGCACCCGACGCCCCCATGACTGCCCTGGAGACCGAGCCCCAGAACAGCACTGAGGCCTCGGGCTCAGAGGAGGAGTCTGATGCTGCTCCCCTGGAGCCGGAGGACCAGGCCCCTGGCCCGCTGGGGACCCTCAGTGCGGTGGAGGACACCCTTGATGGTGGTGGCCCAGGCCCCAGCCTGAAGGAAGAGCTGGAGCGCGTGAATGGGGGCGTGGTGAACGGGCTGGAGCAGTCCGAGGGGGGAGGCCAGGGGAAACCGGGGGCGGCTGGGGGGGACCGAGGGAGCCCCTCAGAggaggagggggcttccctgaaggcCCCTTGGGCAGGGGCTCCTCTTCACCTGGGCCAAGGCCAGTTCCTGAAGTTCAGTCAGAGAGGAGGTGATGGAGACTCCTGGTCCTCAGGGGAGGACTAG